From the Pseudomonas baltica genome, one window contains:
- a CDS encoding circadian clock KaiB family protein: protein MSDFANAPLTAPDGDEAFCVLRLYVSGNSPRSTRAIHNLRLVCDRYLRDRYSLEVIDIYHNPSAAKDAQIIAVPTLIKLLPAPRRLLIGDLSDSVKLRQALEIAEEGEA, encoded by the coding sequence GTGAGCGACTTCGCGAATGCCCCTCTGACGGCGCCCGATGGCGACGAGGCATTCTGCGTCTTGCGGCTGTATGTATCCGGCAATAGCCCGCGCTCGACCCGGGCGATCCACAACCTGCGGCTGGTGTGCGATCGCTACCTGCGCGATCGCTACAGCCTTGAAGTCATCGATATTTATCACAACCCTTCAGCCGCCAAGGATGCCCAGATCATCGCGGTACCGACCCTGATCAAGCTGTTGCCGGCACCGCGGCGATTGCTGATCGGAGATCTGTCGGACAGCGTCAAGTTGCGTCAGGCCCTGGAGATCGCCGAGGAGGGTGAAGCATGA
- a CDS encoding response regulator, translating into MIERAPGLSDAQYIEQLAEKLREADDTLEAIRIGAVDALCIDDGEGVSVYTLESADRPYRTLVEQMQEGAVSMSPEGVVLYGNDRLGQILQRPLEQVVGQAFADGVIAGDRPRFEAFLLASSSDAMRAEFNLITPAGVAVPVYLSFRGLNQDFPGTPIICGVVTDLTEQRAMEARLSQAQKMEAVGQLTGGLAHDFNNLLQGIKGSLDLILRRSDSPRVGHWAEAGLKAADRGAKLTAQLLAFSRSQKLELKPLVINEVIGDMTDLLVRTLGAGIRIRLDLEPAQHYVLSDPTQLELAILNLGINARDAMPAGGELSISTHYMPGTALVPEAMQVCIADTGSGMSDEVRLNAFNPFFTTKDIGAGTGLGLAQVQSIVEQSHGRVHIESVLGEGTRVYLTLPCTQLRAVKAEPAARTHDGYAVPGKRILLIDDDHEVRRVIIDMLEVLGHEVHESDNGYDGLQRLEQILPDVLLLDFAMPHLNGAEVATAVRQKHRHLPIIFVSGFSDSEQLEAAVGPGVAVLRKPFTIEELGSMIETGGR; encoded by the coding sequence ATGATCGAGCGTGCGCCGGGGCTGAGCGATGCGCAGTACATCGAGCAGCTCGCTGAAAAACTGCGCGAAGCCGATGACACGCTGGAGGCCATTCGCATCGGTGCGGTGGATGCACTGTGTATCGATGATGGCGAGGGCGTCAGCGTCTACACCCTTGAAAGCGCCGATCGGCCCTATCGCACGCTGGTCGAGCAAATGCAGGAAGGCGCCGTGTCGATGTCGCCCGAAGGGGTGGTGCTGTACGGCAACGACCGCTTGGGGCAGATTTTGCAGCGGCCGCTGGAACAGGTTGTCGGCCAAGCATTTGCCGACGGCGTGATCGCCGGCGACCGGCCGCGCTTCGAGGCTTTCTTGCTGGCCAGTTCCAGCGACGCCATGCGCGCCGAATTCAATCTGATCACCCCGGCGGGCGTGGCGGTGCCGGTCTACCTGTCGTTCCGCGGCTTGAATCAGGATTTCCCCGGTACGCCGATCATCTGCGGGGTGGTCACCGACCTCACCGAGCAACGGGCCATGGAAGCGCGCCTCAGCCAAGCGCAGAAAATGGAAGCCGTGGGCCAGCTCACCGGCGGCCTGGCCCATGACTTCAACAACCTGCTGCAGGGCATCAAGGGCAGCCTCGACTTGATCCTGCGTCGCAGCGATTCGCCTCGGGTCGGCCACTGGGCTGAAGCCGGGCTCAAGGCCGCCGATCGCGGCGCCAAGTTGACCGCGCAGCTGCTGGCGTTTTCCCGATCGCAGAAGCTCGAGCTCAAACCGCTGGTGATCAATGAAGTGATCGGCGACATGACCGATTTGCTGGTGCGCACCCTCGGCGCCGGGATTCGCATCCGCCTCGATCTGGAGCCGGCGCAGCACTATGTGCTCAGCGACCCGACCCAGCTCGAACTGGCGATCCTCAACCTCGGCATCAACGCCCGGGATGCCATGCCGGCGGGCGGCGAGCTGTCGATCAGCACTCACTACATGCCCGGCACGGCGCTGGTGCCGGAGGCCATGCAGGTCTGCATCGCCGACACCGGCAGCGGCATGAGCGACGAAGTGCGCCTGAACGCCTTCAACCCATTCTTCACCACCAAGGACATCGGCGCGGGCACAGGCCTGGGGCTGGCGCAGGTGCAGAGCATCGTCGAGCAGTCCCACGGCCGGGTACATATCGAGTCGGTGCTGGGCGAAGGTACCCGCGTGTACCTGACGCTGCCGTGCACCCAGTTGCGCGCAGTCAAGGCCGAGCCCGCAGCGCGGACCCATGACGGTTATGCGGTGCCAGGCAAAAGGATCCTGTTGATCGACGATGATCACGAGGTGCGCCGGGTGATCATCGACATGCTCGAAGTGCTGGGCCATGAGGTGCACGAGTCCGACAACGGCTACGACGGCTTGCAGCGCCTGGAGCAGATACTGCCCGACGTGTTGCTGTTGGACTTCGCCATGCCGCACCTCAACGGCGCCGAAGTGGCCACCGCCGTGCGGCAGAAACATCGACATCTGCCGATCATCTTCGTCAGTGGATTTTCCGACTCCGAACAGCTCGAAGCGGCCGTCGGCCCCGGTGTGGCGGTGCTGCGCAAGCCGTTCACCATCGAAGAGCTGGGCAGCATGATCGAGACCGGCGGGCGCTGA